GCATTGTTGGACACAAAGGGAATGCCGCCGATCTCCAGCCGCTCGCTGGTGGAAAAAAAGGTCATGTTCAGCGGATAGCGGTACAGCGAGTTCACCAGGCATCCCCGTTCGATGATCACGTAATCCGTTCCTTCTTTTTGCGCGGCCAGCGCACATGCCAGCCCGATGGGCCCTCCGCCGATGATCAATAGTTCTACGTGCTTGTCCATTCGCTAAATTTAAACCAATTTTTCCATCCTGTTCAGCAGCTCGAACATCCGCGCGTTGGTGGCCGCGCAATAATGTGCGCCCGCGCGCATTTCAGCGGCTGATTGTATCCATTCACCGGGCACAAGCCCCTCCCCGCAATGCTGTATCATGCTTTCCATGGCGTCGGGCGTTACTTCCAGGTGGAATTGCAGGGCAAAAACTTTTTCCCCGAAGCGGAATGCCTGATTGGGTGTAACGGCAGTAGTGGTCAGATGCACGGCGTTCTCCGGCAGCGCGAAAGTATCACCGTGCCAGTGAAAGACCGTGGTCTCGGCCAGCGCCAGTTCTTCGGCGGATTGCACCGGGAACCAGCCGATCTCCTGCTGTTCGTTCGGATAAACACGCGCGCCGAGCGCGGCGGCGATCAGCTGTGACCCCAGACAGATGCCCAGCACCGGTTTCCCGGCAGCTATGGCTTCGCGGATAAATGCTTTCTCCGCTGCCAGCCAGGGATAGGTACTTTCTTCGTAAACCCCCATGGGGCCGCCCATGATGATGAGCATATCCAGATCAGCAAGTGCGGGCAGTGCAGCATCCTCATAAAACTTCGTTGCGCCTGCGGTATGCCCTTTTACATCGATCCAGTCTGCAATACAGCCCAGCCCTTCGAATGCGGCATGCTGGAAGTAGTGAATATGCATGGTCTTTTATTTTTCGTCATCCTCCGGAAAAAGTATATCCATTTCCGTTGCAATATTGTCCGGCAGGCTTTTGCCGGTCTTCGCATCCAGTTCTTTTATCAGTTCGAATTTTCCGATGATGGTATCGTTTTTACGTTTGCCGTCCTTCAGCCGCTTCATGGCTTCGTCATGCGACGCGCTGGCCTGCCGCAGGTTGTTGCCGATCTTTTGCATCTCTTCCAGGAAGAGGATGAACTTGTCGTACAACAGGCCGCATTGCCGGAATATCTCTTCCACGTTCCGTACCCTGTTCTCATTCTGCCACAGCAGCCTGACGATCTTGAAAGTGGCTACCAGGGTTGAAGGTGTGATCAGGACGATCTTTTTCTTCAGGGCGCGGTTGAAGATATCGGGACTTTCATTCAGCGCCAGTGTCAGTGCGGATTCAAAATGCATGAACATGAATACGAAATCCGGTGTGTTCAGGCTGCCGAGCGAGTGGTAATTTTTGGCGGACAGTTCATCGATATGGTCGTTGATATTGCGTACCAGCTGTTTGATGAGCGCTTTCTTTTCGCCCGGATCGCTGGCATTGAAATAGGCAACGTATGCATTCAGCGATACCTTGCTGTCTATGACCAGGTGTTTGCCATCGGGCAGCTTCAGGATAACGTCCGGCCGCCGGTTACGTTCCGCCTCATTGTCCCGGTGCACTTCTTCGCTGGTATAATCGATGTACCGCTGGAGGCCTTCGGCTTCGAGGATGAGTTTCAGGCGGTCTTCTCCCCATCCGCCCTGCACTTTTACATCGGATCTCAGGGCGCCGGCGAGGCGTTGCGCGTCTTCACTCAATTGGGTATTCAGGCGGTGAAGGGATTCAATTTCCTTTTTCAGGGAGGTGATGTCCTGTATATCTTCCTTCCGGGTATCTTCTATCGTTTTCCTGAACTGGCCGATATCTGTTTTCAGGGGACTGAGGATATGGTCCAGCGAGGTTTTGTTGGTATCCGCGAGGTCGCGGCTTCTTTCTCTCAGGATGTCTGTGGCGAGGTTGCGGAACTGCTCCCGGTTGGTGTCGTGTATCCTGGCCAGTTCCTGCCCGAAATCCGCCAGTCGCTGGTCCAGCAGCTCCTTTTCCTTTCCGAGGGAAGCCAACTGGCTGTTGAGGCGGATAACATCGTTTATCCGGCTTTCCAGCTCCTTCTCCTTTTCCTGGAGGTTGTACAGGAGATTATCGTACATGTCCCGCTGCACGTATGCTTCTTGTACCTCTTGCCGGGTGATGGCCTGGTGAATGGAGATATAGTATTTGCGGAGGAAGAGATAACTGCCCAGGCTGCCCGCGATCAGCCCGATGATCAGTCCTGCCAGGAGGTAAACGCTCATGGCCAAAGGTACGTAAAAATGCAAAACGGCCCCGGGGTTACCGGGACCGTCGCTGGTGTATAAAAGACGAACATTCTACATAAAATGGTGCCGTACGAAAGCTTCCATGGCTGCATACTTTTGCAGGCCGAGCTTGTCGTACAGTTCTGCGGTATTGGCGTTGCGCTCTTCGGCACGCTGCCAGAACTCGCGGGAATCCGTGCCCTGGAAGGGAACCACGTCTTTCTGGCTCTGGTGGATGAAGATGCCGAGGCGTTTCTGCAATACCTGGTCGGGACTCATGGGCACAGCCATTTCAATTTCGTGGATGTCCCACTCCTGCCATGCTCCTTTGTAGAGCCATACCCAGCAATCCTTGGCCCAGTCTTCCCCTTTCACCCTGTCCAGTGCGGCAAAGATGGTGTCCAGGCAAACCTTGTGGGTGCCATGGGGGTCAGCGAGGTCGCCTGCGCAGAAGATCTGTTGCGGTTTCAGTTCACGCAGCAGGTCTACCGTCAGCTGGATATCCTCTTCGCCCATGGGTTTCTTCTCCACCAGGCCGGTTTCGTAGAAAGGCAGGTTCTGGAAATGTATATTCTCGTCCTTGATGCCTACGTAGCGGCAGGTGGCTTTGGCTTCGCAACGGCGGATCAGGCCTTTGATGGCGCGGATCTCCGGAGTGTCCTTCTGGCTGGGCTTCTTGATGCGGATGAACGCCCTGGCGTCTTCCAGTATCTTGGAGCTTTTACTGCGGTCGATATCGAACATCTCTTCAAAACCTACGGCGAAGTCGATAAAGCGGAGCAGGAACTCGTCCGTTACCGCAATGTTGCCGGAGGTCTGGTAGGCGACATGCACATCATGCCCCTGCTCGTGCAGGCGGATGAAGGTGCCGCCCATGGAGATGATATCATCGTCGGGGTGCGGAGAGAAGATAAGGGCGCGTTTGCTGGCCGGTTCGGAACGCTCGGGGTGGTTCGGCAGCTGTGCGCCGGGTTTGCCGCCGGGCCAGCCGGTGATGGTATCGCGGATGGCATTGAATTCCTCGATGTTCAGCTCATAAGCGGAGCCGTATTGTACAATGAGGTCATTCAGGCCATTGTTATTATAATCCTTATCCGTCAGCATGAGGATAGGCTTGTTCAGCTTGAGGGCGAGGCCGGTGACTGCCTTGCGGATCAGTTTGGGCGTCCATTCACAGTCGCCGGTAAGCCAGGGTTCCTTGTTGCGGGTCAGTTCCGTAGCGGCCTGCTCGTCTACCACAAATTTGCAGTTGCGGTGCTGTTGCAGGAGCGAGGCGGGTACCTGGTCCGTACTGTTACCTTCCACGGAGCGGCGTACGATCCTGGCTTTGTGGGAGCCCCAGGCCATCAGGACTACCTTCCTGGCCTTCATGATGGTGCTGATGCCCATGGTTACGGCGAGGCGCGGCACCTGGCTCATGTTGGAAAATTCAAAAGCATTGGCCAGGCGGGTGGAATTGTCCAGCGTTACCAGGCGGGTGTGGGAGTTGATGCTTGAACCCGGCTCGTTAAAGCCGATGTGACCGTTGTTGCCGATACCCAGGATCTGGATGTCGATGCCGCCGGCTTCCTCGATCCGGCGCTCATAAGCCTCAGCATGGGCCTTGATCTGCTCTTTGGGCACGGTGCCGTCCGGGATGTGGTAGTTCCCTTCGGGAATGTCAATGTGATTGAATAACTGTTCTTTCATGAAGCGGCTGTAGCTCTGCAGGGCGTCCGGTTCCAGGGGGTAGTACTCGTCGAGGTTGAAGGTAACCACGTTTTTGAAGCTAAGTCCCTCTTCCTTGTGCAGGCGTACCAGTTCTGCATAAAGGTATTTGGGTGTTGATCCGGTGGCGAGACCCAATACTGCGGTCTCTTTTGCTGCTTGTTTGTCGCGAATAAGAGTAGCAATTTCCCTCGCTACGGCCTGCGATCCTTCCTTCGCCGTAGGGTGGATTTCCACGGAAATCTGTTCGAAACTGTCGATCAGTTCAATTTCCTGGTGATTAATGGTCATTGTTCAAGTTTTTTAGCGTTTTTAAAAACGAGCCCGAAAATTAAATAAAATACAGGGATTGTCCTCGAAAATTTATATTTCACGAGCAAAAATGCCCATTAACAGTAGAAATGTTATTATGACCCTTCTTCGATCCGGAACCTGCCCTTGTGCGTACGGTCCCGGGAAAAACAAAAGGCTCCCCGCGGAGCCTTTGTCTGGTTAAACGATATGTTCAATTCACGATCAATTCGTCTACAAACAACCAGGCCGGGCTTCCCTCACCGGGCTTGCCTTTGGGTATTTTCCCCGCATTCAGCGCCACAAACTTCACATACCGGGCTTTGGTGTTTTCCAGCACCGCCGTTTTTTGTATCAGGCCACTGGTATTGCTTTCATCAAGCCCGGTGAGCTTGAAGACATTTTTAAACGTTTTGCCGTCATCAGAAACCAGGAAGCTGATCTCGCGGGGAGCATAGATCCATTTGTCTTTCGCCTGCAGCAGGCCGATGGAAATGGAGCTGATCGCCGTGGAATCGCCCAGGTCCACCACCGCTTCAAAATTGCTGCCGTTGTAGCCGGACCATTGGTTGTCATTGAATTCCAGCGCTCCCCTGATGCCGTTCACCAATGCGAACGGGCTGCCGGGATCGTAATTTTGATGCGGCGGAGCGGCCAGCGTTACCGGTTTGCCTACGGCTTTATGGAATTGGAACGCCTGCCGGAATTCGTTGCCGTACATCCGGTCTCCCTGGAAAACGGCTGCCCGTATCACGCCGGAACGTTCTACTTTCACCGGCGCTGTATAAGGCGTGGATTGGGCTGTTGGCGCGGCACTGTCTGTCGTGTAATATATTTTTCCGCCGTCCAGTTTGCTGTCCAGCGTTACCTGAACGCCGCCCTGCCCGTCGCTTTCCACCTGGCCGCGCACCTCAAAAACATGTTTTGCATAGTTGACGTTCTTCAG
This genomic stretch from Chitinophaga sp. XS-30 harbors:
- the nagB gene encoding glucosamine-6-phosphate deaminase: MTINHQEIELIDSFEQISVEIHPTAKEGSQAVAREIATLIRDKQAAKETAVLGLATGSTPKYLYAELVRLHKEEGLSFKNVVTFNLDEYYPLEPDALQSYSRFMKEQLFNHIDIPEGNYHIPDGTVPKEQIKAHAEAYERRIEEAGGIDIQILGIGNNGHIGFNEPGSSINSHTRLVTLDNSTRLANAFEFSNMSQVPRLAVTMGISTIMKARKVVLMAWGSHKARIVRRSVEGNSTDQVPASLLQQHRNCKFVVDEQAATELTRNKEPWLTGDCEWTPKLIRKAVTGLALKLNKPILMLTDKDYNNNGLNDLIVQYGSAYELNIEEFNAIRDTITGWPGGKPGAQLPNHPERSEPASKRALIFSPHPDDDIISMGGTFIRLHEQGHDVHVAYQTSGNIAVTDEFLLRFIDFAVGFEEMFDIDRSKSSKILEDARAFIRIKKPSQKDTPEIRAIKGLIRRCEAKATCRYVGIKDENIHFQNLPFYETGLVEKKPMGEEDIQLTVDLLRELKPQQIFCAGDLADPHGTHKVCLDTIFAALDRVKGEDWAKDCWVWLYKGAWQEWDIHEIEMAVPMSPDQVLQKRLGIFIHQSQKDVVPFQGTDSREFWQRAEERNANTAELYDKLGLQKYAAMEAFVRHHFM
- a CDS encoding type 1 glutamine amidotransferase; translation: MHIHYFQHAAFEGLGCIADWIDVKGHTAGATKFYEDAALPALADLDMLIIMGGPMGVYEESTYPWLAAEKAFIREAIAAGKPVLGICLGSQLIAAALGARVYPNEQQEIGWFPVQSAEELALAETTVFHWHGDTFALPENAVHLTTTAVTPNQAFRFGEKVFALQFHLEVTPDAMESMIQHCGEGLVPGEWIQSAAEMRAGAHYCAATNARMFELLNRMEKLV
- a CDS encoding DNA recombination protein RmuC produces the protein MSVYLLAGLIIGLIAGSLGSYLFLRKYYISIHQAITRQEVQEAYVQRDMYDNLLYNLQEKEKELESRINDVIRLNSQLASLGKEKELLDQRLADFGQELARIHDTNREQFRNLATDILRERSRDLADTNKTSLDHILSPLKTDIGQFRKTIEDTRKEDIQDITSLKKEIESLHRLNTQLSEDAQRLAGALRSDVKVQGGWGEDRLKLILEAEGLQRYIDYTSEEVHRDNEAERNRRPDVILKLPDGKHLVIDSKVSLNAYVAYFNASDPGEKKALIKQLVRNINDHIDELSAKNYHSLGSLNTPDFVFMFMHFESALTLALNESPDIFNRALKKKIVLITPSTLVATFKIVRLLWQNENRVRNVEEIFRQCGLLYDKFILFLEEMQKIGNNLRQASASHDEAMKRLKDGKRKNDTIIGKFELIKELDAKTGKSLPDNIATEMDILFPEDDEK